Proteins encoded in a region of the Clostridium beijerinckii genome:
- a CDS encoding EFR1 family ferrodoxin (N-terminal region resembles flavodoxins. C-terminal ferrodoxin region binds two 4Fe-4S clusters.): protein MKIFYNTSTGNSLYVAKMIKESFKDCELVSMSRALKENKFDICEDIIGFIYPIHCSGLPIVVNEFISKLKINQDAYIFAIGVSGGGGANTSFIQINKLLKSNVKISNYCTIRYISNYMRASRNPTKARAEETIKENESKIVDFIESVKRRDTKEINFKAGIGNLAYKIWKDFYKNKDKNFNVNEKCISCNMCKKVCPVDNILMENNRPKWLGKCTDCMACINICPKEAINIGKSTIKKNRYLNPYIKREELI, encoded by the coding sequence ATGAAGATATTTTATAATACATCGACTGGTAACTCATTGTATGTAGCAAAAATGATAAAAGAAAGTTTTAAAGATTGCGAATTAGTATCTATGAGTAGGGCGTTAAAAGAAAATAAGTTTGATATTTGTGAAGATATTATTGGATTTATATATCCAATTCACTGTTCAGGACTACCGATTGTGGTTAATGAATTTATCTCAAAGTTAAAGATAAATCAAGATGCATATATTTTTGCAATTGGAGTTTCAGGAGGAGGAGGAGCAAATACTAGCTTTATTCAAATTAATAAATTATTAAAAAGTAATGTTAAAATAAGTAATTATTGTACCATTAGGTATATTTCTAATTATATGCGAGCTAGTAGAAATCCTACTAAAGCTAGAGCTGAGGAAACTATAAAAGAAAATGAAAGTAAGATAGTCGATTTTATAGAGTCAGTGAAGAGAAGAGATACTAAAGAAATTAACTTTAAAGCTGGAATTGGAAATTTAGCATATAAGATATGGAAAGATTTTTATAAAAATAAAGACAAAAACTTTAATGTAAATGAGAAATGTATTAGCTGCAATATGTGCAAGAAAGTTTGTCCTGTAGATAATATTTTGATGGAAAATAATAGACCAAAATGGTTAGGAAAATGCACAGACTGTATGGCTTGTATAAATATATGCCCTAAAGAAGCAATAAATATAGGAAAGTCTACAATTAAAAAGAACAGATATTTAAATCCATATATAAAGAGAGAGGAATTAATATAG
- a CDS encoding M3 family oligoendopeptidase, with translation MELNWSLKEVYPSFDSDEFKQDLNKLTDIIEEINKWALEATKNKDNLVEKLEEYINKFTKVTDLSSRISIFINLSLSVNTKDKNALRYSDILEKKLTNLIGSSVKFERYISSIDGLDEIISKSKLLKEHEFMLKNIVEQSQYLLSDKEESIIANMKNTGSNAWVKLKDNLISTLLVEIEEDNEIKQIPLTMVLNMAYDKDATVRKKAYEAEIKSYKKVEEGVAAALNGIKGEVLTVCDFRGYKSPLEKTLMDSRMSEESLEAMFLAMKESLPVFRKYLRRKGEMLGHKNGLPFYDLYAPVCEADMKFTYEEGTKFVEKNFRTFSDNLGDFARKAIDNHWIDVKPKEGKVGGAFCENLHFNGESRILLNYGDNFGDVVTLAHELGHGFHGECLNNETTLNSDYPMPIAETASTFCETIIKKAAIKDAPKNEALAILETEISDCTQVIVDIYSRFLFEKSFFEARKGSSLNVEEIKDLMLNAQREAYGDGLDPDFLHPYMWTWKPHYYDAEYNYYNFPYAFGLLFAKGLYAEYLKKGRAFSKDYEKLLSITGKNKIADVAKVMGIDINDTEFWRNSLKTIEDDIEEFIDLSNR, from the coding sequence ATGGAATTAAATTGGAGTTTAAAAGAAGTATATCCATCTTTTGATAGTGATGAATTTAAACAAGACTTAAATAAATTAACAGATATTATTGAAGAAATCAATAAATGGGCATTAGAAGCTACTAAAAATAAAGATAACTTAGTAGAAAAATTAGAAGAATATATAAATAAATTTACAAAAGTAACAGACTTATCTAGTAGAATTAGTATTTTTATAAATCTAAGCTTAAGCGTAAATACAAAGGATAAGAATGCATTGAGGTATTCAGATATTTTAGAAAAGAAATTAACAAATCTAATTGGAAGTTCAGTTAAATTTGAAAGATATATTAGTAGCATAGATGGTCTGGATGAAATAATAAGTAAGTCTAAACTACTTAAGGAACATGAATTTATGTTAAAAAATATAGTTGAACAAAGTCAATATTTGCTCAGTGATAAGGAGGAAAGTATAATTGCTAATATGAAAAATACAGGCTCAAATGCCTGGGTGAAACTTAAGGACAATTTGATTTCCACATTATTAGTAGAAATTGAAGAAGATAATGAAATTAAGCAGATACCATTAACAATGGTTTTAAATATGGCCTATGATAAGGATGCAACTGTAAGAAAAAAAGCATATGAAGCAGAAATAAAATCTTATAAAAAAGTAGAAGAAGGTGTAGCTGCAGCATTAAATGGAATAAAGGGTGAAGTGTTAACAGTTTGTGATTTTAGGGGATATAAATCTCCACTTGAAAAGACACTCATGGATTCAAGAATGAGTGAAGAGTCTTTAGAGGCAATGTTTTTAGCTATGAAAGAAAGCCTTCCGGTATTTAGAAAATACTTGAGAAGAAAAGGTGAAATGTTAGGTCATAAAAACGGACTACCATTTTATGATTTATATGCACCTGTTTGTGAAGCAGATATGAAGTTTACATACGAAGAAGGTACTAAATTTGTTGAAAAAAACTTCAGAACATTTAGTGACAACCTAGGAGATTTTGCAAGGAAAGCAATTGATAATCATTGGATAGATGTGAAACCAAAGGAAGGAAAGGTAGGTGGGGCTTTTTGCGAGAATCTACATTTCAATGGAGAGAGTAGAATACTCCTAAACTATGGGGATAATTTTGGAGATGTAGTAACTCTTGCCCATGAATTAGGTCACGGTTTTCACGGAGAGTGTTTAAATAATGAGACTACGTTAAATTCAGATTATCCAATGCCGATAGCAGAAACAGCATCTACATTTTGTGAAACAATAATAAAAAAGGCAGCAATAAAAGATGCTCCTAAGAATGAAGCTTTAGCAATCCTTGAAACTGAAATTAGCGATTGCACCCAAGTTATTGTTGATATATACTCTAGATTCCTATTTGAAAAATCATTTTTCGAAGCTAGAAAAGGAAGTTCTCTAAATGTTGAGGAAATAAAGGATCTTATGCTGAATGCTCAAAGAGAAGCATATGGAGATGGATTAGACCCTGATTTTTTACACCCATACATGTGGACTTGGAAACCTCATTATTATGATGCAGAGTATAATTATTATAATTTTCCTTATGCGTTTGGACTATTATTTGCAAAAGGATTATATGCTGAATATTTAAAAAAAGGAAGAGCTTTTTCAAAGGATTATGAAAAATTGCTTTCAATCACAGGAAAAAATAAAATAGCCGATGTAGCAAAAGTTATGGGCATAGATATAAATGATACAGAATTCTGGAGAAATTCTTTAAAAACTATAGAAGATGATATAGAAGAATTTATAGACCTTAGCAATAGATAA
- a CDS encoding carbohydrate ABC transporter permease yields the protein MVTLKKSIGSVAANIVTIFISLLVLIPMVVLFLNSFKTQGESNKMSLSLPKEWVFANYKTVIEQGKLVSSFFNSLLYATCSVLIIVIVVAAAAFVIARNRKGINNFIYYFILSGIAIPINNVALMKVLQALNLVNTRLGIILVYAAINIPLSLFLSYGFISTIPREIDEAAVIDGCGPIRLFIKIILPLLKPIISTLFVLNFMVVWNDFTMPLYYLNNSAKWPMTLAVYNFFGAFENSWNLVSADIILTLLPVLVIFILGQKYIVGGVSAGSVKG from the coding sequence ATGGTCACTTTAAAGAAGTCAATTGGAAGTGTAGCAGCCAATATAGTAACAATTTTTATAAGTTTATTAGTACTAATACCAATGGTAGTTTTATTTCTTAATTCTTTTAAGACTCAAGGTGAATCCAATAAAATGTCCCTTTCTCTGCCTAAAGAATGGGTATTTGCAAACTATAAAACAGTAATAGAACAGGGAAAATTGGTCTCATCGTTTTTTAACAGCCTTTTATATGCTACTTGTAGTGTTTTAATAATTGTAATTGTAGTAGCAGCAGCAGCGTTTGTTATTGCAAGAAATCGTAAAGGTATTAATAATTTTATATACTACTTTATCCTTTCGGGTATAGCTATACCTATTAACAATGTTGCGTTAATGAAAGTTTTGCAAGCATTAAATCTTGTAAATACCAGGTTAGGTATTATTCTTGTTTATGCAGCAATAAACATTCCTCTTAGCCTATTTTTATCATATGGATTTATCTCAACAATACCTAGAGAGATTGATGAAGCAGCTGTTATTGATGGATGTGGACCAATTAGATTATTTATAAAAATAATACTTCCATTATTAAAACCCATTATTTCAACTTTATTTGTTTTGAATTTTATGGTTGTTTGGAATGACTTTACAATGCCTTTATATTATTTAAATAATTCTGCAAAATGGCCAATGACATTAGCTGTTTATAATTTCTTCGGAGCATTTGAAAATTCATGGAATTTAGTTAGTGCTGATATAATACTAACATTGTTACCTGTATTAGTTATATTTATATTAGGGCAAAAGTATATTGTTGGTGGTGTTTCAGCAGGGTCTGTAAAAGGCTAA
- the yicI gene encoding alpha-xylosidase has product MKFSNGCWLDKPGYQMFSPQEVYSTKIEEDVVTLYAPCNKINQRGDTLKGPVITYKISSPMKNVIRVRAYHFMGQQKKSPNFEIYKDEEVNILIEENEKNIIFKSGDLKAVIDKDVFQMRFYRGDKKLTSSMPRGLAYVNTAEERVFMKVPEEGIFMKEELQLSVGELVYGLGERFTPLVKNGQSIDIWNEDGGTSTEQSYKNIPFYITNKGYGVFVNHPERVSFEVGSEKVTKVQFSVPGEYLDYFIIGGESMKEVVENYTTLTGKPALPPAWSFGLWLTTSFTTNYDEETVNSFVDGMADRDLPLRVFHFDCFWMKDFNWCNFEWDSRVFPDPKGMLTRLKEKGLKICVWINPYIAQESKLFDEGMEHGYLIKKPNGDVWQWDLWQPAMGIVDFTNPDACKWYSGKLKELIDMGVDCFKTDFGERIPTEVKYFDGSDPYKMHNYYTQIYNKVVFETLKENLGDDEAAVFARSATVGGQQFPVHWGGDCEANYESMAESLRGGLSLCMSGFGFWSHDIGGFESTATADVYKRWVAFGLLSSHSRLHGSSSYRVPWLYDEEACDVVRFFTKLKCSIMPYLYNIANDASKRGIPTMRAMMLEFQGDLACNYLDKQYMLGDSILVAPIFNEEGEANYYLPEGMWTNFISGKKYKGGRWIRERHDYLSVPMMVKENSLIAVGNESSKPDYNYRDNVSILAYELKENKKTVTSVVDMKGNKVLEVEVTKNEKNIIIESKGTEGEWSLVLKKFSNIENVDNGVLIQQGEDTIIKFTDGNCKCNCKIEFSM; this is encoded by the coding sequence ATGAAATTTAGCAATGGATGCTGGCTAGACAAGCCAGGATATCAGATGTTTAGCCCTCAAGAAGTTTATAGTACTAAAATAGAAGAGGATGTTGTAACTCTTTATGCACCATGTAATAAGATAAACCAACGAGGAGATACATTAAAAGGGCCAGTTATAACATATAAAATCTCTTCGCCAATGAAAAATGTAATAAGAGTTAGAGCATATCATTTTATGGGACAACAAAAAAAGTCTCCAAACTTTGAAATTTATAAAGATGAGGAGGTTAATATTTTAATAGAAGAAAATGAAAAAAATATAATATTTAAATCAGGAGATCTTAAAGCTGTAATAGATAAAGATGTATTTCAAATGAGATTTTATAGAGGGGATAAAAAGTTAACGTCTAGTATGCCAAGAGGACTAGCATATGTTAATACTGCTGAAGAAAGAGTCTTTATGAAGGTTCCAGAAGAAGGAATCTTCATGAAGGAAGAATTACAATTATCTGTAGGGGAATTGGTTTATGGACTTGGAGAAAGGTTTACTCCTCTAGTAAAGAATGGCCAAAGCATAGATATATGGAATGAAGATGGAGGAACAAGTACAGAGCAGTCATATAAAAACATACCATTTTATATTACTAATAAAGGATATGGAGTATTTGTAAATCATCCTGAAAGGGTATCTTTTGAAGTTGGTTCAGAAAAAGTCACTAAAGTTCAATTCAGTGTTCCAGGAGAATATCTAGATTACTTTATAATTGGTGGAGAATCAATGAAAGAAGTAGTTGAAAATTATACAACACTAACAGGTAAACCAGCACTTCCACCAGCGTGGTCATTTGGATTATGGTTAACAACATCTTTCACTACAAATTATGATGAAGAAACGGTTAATAGTTTTGTTGATGGCATGGCGGATAGAGATCTGCCACTTAGAGTATTTCACTTTGATTGCTTTTGGATGAAAGATTTTAATTGGTGTAATTTTGAATGGGATAGCAGAGTATTCCCAGATCCAAAGGGAATGCTTACAAGATTAAAGGAAAAAGGATTAAAAATATGTGTTTGGATAAATCCATATATTGCTCAAGAGTCAAAGTTATTTGATGAAGGCATGGAACACGGATATTTGATAAAAAAACCTAATGGTGATGTGTGGCAATGGGATTTATGGCAGCCTGCAATGGGAATTGTAGATTTTACAAATCCAGATGCATGCAAATGGTATTCAGGTAAGCTTAAAGAATTAATTGATATGGGAGTAGACTGCTTTAAGACTGATTTTGGTGAACGTATACCAACAGAGGTTAAATATTTCGATGGATCAGATCCATATAAAATGCACAATTATTATACTCAAATATATAATAAGGTGGTATTTGAGACTTTAAAAGAAAATTTAGGAGACGATGAGGCAGCAGTATTTGCAAGATCAGCTACTGTTGGAGGACAACAATTCCCAGTACATTGGGGAGGAGACTGTGAAGCGAACTATGAATCAATGGCAGAAAGTTTAAGAGGTGGATTATCTCTTTGCATGTCGGGCTTTGGATTCTGGAGCCACGATATAGGAGGTTTTGAGAGTACTGCAACAGCTGATGTATATAAGAGATGGGTTGCCTTTGGATTATTATCTTCCCATAGCAGGTTACATGGAAGCAGTTCGTATAGAGTACCATGGCTTTATGATGAAGAAGCTTGTGATGTAGTTAGATTTTTTACTAAGCTTAAGTGCAGCATAATGCCATATTTATATAACATAGCTAATGATGCATCAAAAAGAGGGATACCAACTATGAGAGCTATGATGTTAGAATTCCAAGGTGATTTAGCTTGTAATTACCTGGATAAACAATATATGCTTGGAGATTCTATCTTAGTTGCACCTATCTTTAATGAAGAAGGAGAAGCAAATTACTATTTACCAGAAGGAATGTGGACTAACTTCATAAGCGGAAAGAAATATAAGGGTGGAAGATGGATTAGAGAAAGACATGATTACTTAAGTGTACCTATGATGGTTAAAGAAAATAGTTTGATTGCCGTTGGAAATGAAAGTTCTAAGCCGGACTACAATTATAGAGATAATGTATCAATTTTGGCCTACGAATTGAAAGAAAATAAGAAAACAGTCACAAGTGTCGTAGACATGAAAGGTAACAAAGTTCTTGAAGTGGAAGTCACCAAAAATGAAAAAAATATTATTATTGAATCTAAAGGTACTGAAGGAGAATGGTCTTTAGTGCTAAAGAAATTTTCTAATATAGAAAATGTTGATAATGGAGTACTTATTCAGCAAGGAGAGGATACAATAATTAAATTTACAGATGGAAATTGCAAATGTAATTGTAAAATAGAGTTTAGCATGTAA